One genomic segment of Pseudomonadota bacterium includes these proteins:
- a CDS encoding MBL fold metallo-hydrolase — protein sequence MKARIRETCLAAMGFTLSAVAAAQQPPAAPPPDVKIETVSVAPGIYMLVGRGGNVGLTVGADGAAIIDDQFADMVPKIRAAVALLSEQPVKFVINTHLHGDHTGGNDAFGKSGAVIIAQDNVRKRLSTPQVNAASNTTTEARAREALPVVTFADSATLHFNDDDLEFTHLPNAHTETDIAVRFRKANVVHMGDIFTGGFPFIDGSNGGTFDGFIRAHETVLATVDDATKIIRGHGPLGNKAELQAYHDMLVVVRDRVAKLVKAGKTQEQVVEARPTKEFEEKYGGANFNAAQWIGRAYVDQKQALERRKQR from the coding sequence ATGAAAGCCCGAATCAGGGAAACATGCCTCGCCGCGATGGGATTCACTCTGAGCGCCGTGGCCGCAGCTCAGCAGCCGCCCGCCGCGCCGCCACCGGACGTGAAGATCGAAACCGTCAGCGTCGCACCCGGCATCTACATGTTGGTCGGCCGCGGCGGCAATGTCGGGCTCACCGTGGGCGCCGATGGTGCCGCCATCATCGACGACCAGTTCGCGGACATGGTGCCGAAAATCCGCGCAGCGGTGGCGCTGCTGTCGGAGCAGCCGGTGAAGTTCGTCATCAATACGCACCTGCATGGCGATCACACGGGTGGCAACGATGCGTTCGGCAAGTCGGGCGCCGTGATCATCGCGCAGGACAACGTGCGCAAGCGCCTGTCTACCCCGCAGGTGAACGCGGCGAGCAACACGACCACCGAGGCGCGCGCCCGCGAAGCGCTGCCCGTCGTCACGTTCGCCGACAGCGCCACGCTGCACTTCAACGATGACGATCTCGAATTCACGCACCTGCCGAACGCGCACACCGAAACCGACATCGCCGTCCGCTTCCGCAAGGCCAACGTCGTGCACATGGGCGATATCTTCACCGGCGGCTTTCCGTTCATCGACGGCAGCAATGGCGGCACGTTCGATGGCTTCATCCGCGCGCACGAGACGGTGCTCGCGACCGTCGATGACGCGACGAAGATCATTCGCGGCCATGGCCCGCTCGGCAACAAGGCGGAGCTGCAGGCCTATCACGACATGCTGGTCGTGGTGCGCGACCGGGTGGCCAAACTCGTGAAGGCCGGAAAGACGCAGGAGCAGGTGGTCGAAGCGCGGCCGACGAAGGAGTTCGAGGAAAAATACGGCGGCGCGAACTTCAACGCGGCACAGTGGATAGGCCGCGCCTACGTGGACCAGAAACAGGCGCTGGAGCGGCGCAAGCAGAGGTAG
- the arfB gene encoding alternative ribosome rescue aminoacyl-tRNA hydrolase ArfB produces the protein MGLLVRPGLEIPDADLEVAFIRSAGPGGQNVNKVATAVQLRFALDRNSTLRPDVKTRLRALAGQRVTDAGEILIQARESRSQEKNRRDAEERLLDLIRRALIVPKKRHATKPTRASKERRLDAKSHSQKNKRLRGKVRFDD, from the coding sequence ATGGGTTTGTTAGTCAGGCCGGGCCTGGAAATTCCGGACGCGGATCTGGAAGTGGCCTTCATACGTTCGGCGGGTCCCGGCGGGCAGAACGTCAACAAGGTGGCCACCGCGGTCCAGCTGCGCTTCGCGCTCGACCGCAATTCGACGTTGCGACCCGACGTCAAGACGCGCCTGCGTGCGCTCGCGGGGCAGCGGGTCACCGACGCGGGTGAAATCCTGATCCAGGCGCGTGAGTCGCGCAGCCAGGAAAAGAACCGCCGCGATGCCGAGGAGCGCCTGCTCGATCTCATCCGGCGCGCGCTCATCGTCCCCAAGAAACGCCACGCCACGAAGCCGACGCGGGCTTCGAAGGAACGGCGGCTTGACGCGAAATCCCATTCGCAAAAAAATAAACGCCTGCGTGGCAAAGTGCGCTTCGACGATTGA
- the tfpZ gene encoding TfpX/TfpZ family type IV pilin accessory protein, protein MIPWREKWRAFAIHFAVTLVFAAGAAAIIFGAWFPDPFDTLIGGAELFVLVVGCDLVLGPLLSLVIWDSRKGRGKLVFDYCVVGVIQIAALVYGVWIVAGSRPVYVAFVGDRLEVVTARDIRPDELAAARDPIYRSPPLTGPRLVAVVVPPAERTDALFQALDGNEEQSRPKFFVPYESQLSTIQKHIFPLADLEKRHPEGKEKIAAARASTGLPDSQLRWMPLRYREAFWTVLVDAGTGRPLEYFDLDPY, encoded by the coding sequence ATGATTCCATGGCGCGAAAAGTGGCGAGCCTTCGCGATCCATTTCGCGGTGACGCTGGTGTTCGCCGCTGGCGCCGCCGCCATCATCTTCGGCGCGTGGTTTCCCGACCCGTTCGACACGCTGATCGGCGGCGCGGAATTGTTCGTGCTGGTGGTCGGCTGCGATCTGGTGCTCGGCCCGCTGCTGTCGCTGGTCATCTGGGACAGCCGCAAGGGCCGCGGCAAACTCGTGTTCGACTACTGCGTGGTGGGTGTCATCCAGATCGCGGCCCTGGTGTACGGCGTGTGGATCGTGGCCGGTTCGCGCCCGGTGTACGTGGCGTTCGTCGGCGACCGCCTCGAAGTGGTCACCGCGCGGGACATCCGCCCGGACGAGCTCGCCGCGGCGCGCGACCCCATCTACCGCTCGCCGCCGCTCACCGGACCCAGGCTGGTCGCCGTGGTCGTCCCGCCCGCCGAACGCACCGACGCTTTGTTCCAGGCGCTCGACGGCAATGAAGAGCAGAGCCGGCCGAAATTCTTCGTGCCGTACGAATCGCAGCTGTCCACGATCCAGAAGCACATCTTCCCGCTGGCCGACCTCGAGAAGCGGCATCCGGAGGGCAAGGAAAAAATTGCCGCCGCGCGCGCCTCGACCGGATTGCCGGACTCGCAGTTGCGCTGGATGCCGCTGCGTTACCGCGAGGCGTTCTGGACAGTGCTGGTGGACGCCGGAACGGGCCGGCCGCTCGAGTACTTCGACCTCGACCCGTACTGA
- a CDS encoding pyridoxal-dependent decarboxylase → MTPDEFRRAGHELIDWIADYRERVARAEYPVMARTAPGALRDALPKSPPQLPEDFDAIRCDLDALIVPACTHWQDPRFHGYFPSNGLPAAVLGDLVSTGLGQLGLNWQASPALTELEEVCLDWWRQMLGLSTQWSGVIQDTASTATFVALVCARERATNYSAVRGGLQGRVAPLVVYVSAQSHSSVEKAALLAGFGRDNVCLVPVDANFDMDVAALEQAVARDIAAGLQPCAIVATCGTTATTAFDPLAAVAAIATREKIWLHVDAAMAGSAMIVPECRVLWDGVEGADSLVVNPHKWLGVSFDCSTYYVRDPQFLVRVMSTNPSYLQTAADGVVHNYRDWGIPLGRRMRALKLWFVIRDQGVTGLQARLRRDLRHAQWLAAEVARAPHWKILAPVRLQTLVLRHEPPGIDPSAVDAHTRAWAQAVNDSGEAYLTPTLLTDRWAVRVSFGTAATEHEHVVDLWRLIREKAAAGPGAGK, encoded by the coding sequence ATGACTCCCGACGAGTTTCGACGCGCCGGTCACGAGCTCATCGACTGGATCGCCGACTATCGCGAGCGGGTCGCGCGCGCGGAATATCCCGTGATGGCGCGCACCGCGCCGGGCGCGTTACGCGACGCGCTGCCCAAGAGCCCGCCGCAACTGCCGGAAGATTTCGACGCCATTCGGTGTGACCTCGACGCGTTGATCGTGCCCGCCTGCACGCATTGGCAGGATCCGCGCTTCCACGGTTACTTTCCTTCGAATGGCCTGCCAGCCGCCGTGCTCGGCGACCTGGTGAGCACGGGATTGGGCCAGCTGGGACTGAACTGGCAGGCCAGCCCGGCGCTGACGGAGCTCGAAGAAGTATGTCTCGACTGGTGGCGCCAGATGCTGGGGCTGTCGACACAGTGGTCCGGTGTCATCCAGGACACCGCGTCCACCGCCACCTTCGTCGCGCTGGTCTGTGCTCGCGAGCGCGCCACGAACTACAGCGCGGTGCGCGGCGGGTTGCAGGGCCGGGTGGCGCCGCTCGTCGTCTACGTGTCCGCGCAGTCGCACAGCTCGGTGGAGAAGGCCGCGCTGCTCGCGGGCTTCGGCCGCGACAATGTCTGTCTCGTGCCGGTCGACGCGAACTTCGACATGGACGTCGCCGCGCTCGAGCAGGCGGTCGCGCGGGATATCGCGGCCGGGCTGCAACCCTGCGCCATCGTCGCCACCTGCGGCACCACCGCCACCACCGCTTTCGATCCGCTGGCCGCGGTCGCCGCGATCGCGACGCGCGAAAAAATCTGGCTGCACGTCGATGCCGCGATGGCCGGCTCGGCCATGATCGTCCCGGAATGCCGCGTCCTGTGGGATGGCGTCGAGGGTGCCGACTCGCTCGTGGTGAACCCGCACAAGTGGTTAGGCGTGTCGTTCGACTGTTCCACCTACTACGTGCGCGACCCGCAGTTCCTGGTGCGCGTGATGTCGACCAACCCGAGTTATCTGCAGACCGCCGCCGACGGCGTGGTGCATAACTACCGCGACTGGGGCATCCCGTTGGGCCGGCGCATGCGCGCACTCAAACTGTGGTTCGTGATTCGCGACCAGGGGGTGACGGGCCTGCAGGCCCGGCTGCGGCGCGACCTGCGCCACGCGCAATGGCTGGCGGCCGAAGTGGCGCGCGCGCCGCACTGGAAGATCCTCGCGCCCGTGCGCCTGCAGACGCTGGTGCTGCGCCACGAACCGCCCGGCATCGACCCATCCGCGGTAGACGCACATACGCGCGCCTGGGCGCAGGCCGTCAACGATTCCGGCGAGGCCTACCTCACGCCGACGCTCCTGACGGATCGGTGGGCCGTGCGAGTCTCGTTCGGTACGGCCGCGACCGAACACGAACACGTCGTCGACCTGTGGCGATTGATCCGGGAAAAAGCGGCCGCTGGGCCGGGAGCAGGAAAATGA